One window of Desulfobacca acetoxidans DSM 11109 genomic DNA carries:
- a CDS encoding glycogen/starch/alpha-glucan phosphorylase: MAIEEKTTPFIIKEASDNDLDMESLGRDLNENLFYYLGKSPLVATLQDIYHAFALTVRKRLLQRWINTSMAYVKQKVKVVCYFSAEYLPGPHLGNNLLNLGIFPTISQAFARVGANLDYFLDQEEEPGLGNGGLGRLAACYLDSLATLEIPAIGYGLRYEFGIFDQEIRDGWQAEITDKWLQWDNPWEIHHPEIAYEVKLGGCCQTHPDRDGRLVVHWHPERVVKGVAYDTPILGYNVNTCNVLRLWKAEAIESFDFQAFNKGDYYDAVDEKLVSENLTKVLYPNDEPFEGKKLRLEQQYFLCSCALQDMIRLHLHFAPNLGDFHESWAVQLNDTHPAISVVELMRLLVDERQIPWDQAWDTTRKVFSYTNHTLLPEALEKWPLPLFAQVLPRHLEIIFEINRRFLDSVRLRYPGDNSKAARLSLIDESGDRYVRMAHLACVGSHAINGVSALHTELLKSSTLQDFFELWPEKFYNITNGVTPRRFLALSNPRLTALINSKIGSDWIKDLYKLRQLEEFAEDPDFQQSWREVKLANKRQLANAIKARTGISVDPQSMFDIQVKRLHEYKRQHLNVLHIITLYLRLKKDPTLEITPRTIIFGGKAAPGYFMARLIIKLISSVAEVVNRDPDVNDRLKVVFFPNFNVKNAQKIYPAADLSQQISTAGKEASGTGNMKFALNGALTIGTLDGANVEIREEVGPENFFLFGHTVEEVQYIKAQGYNPYLYYQSNEHLREVIDLLRSGFFAHGDRDLFRPLVESLLYQDDYLLMADYQSYIERQDEAGMTFLDKKRWTRMSILNTARMGKFSSDRAIQEYCQHIWQVKPTFIELQDITLEQVRLNI; this comes from the coding sequence ATGGCAATTGAAGAGAAAACGACACCTTTTATAATAAAGGAAGCCTCGGATAACGATCTGGATATGGAAAGCCTGGGGCGGGATTTGAATGAAAACCTCTTTTACTACTTGGGTAAATCACCCCTTGTCGCCACCCTCCAGGATATTTACCACGCTTTTGCCCTGACGGTGCGCAAACGCCTGCTGCAGCGATGGATCAATACCAGCATGGCTTATGTCAAACAGAAGGTAAAGGTGGTCTGCTACTTTTCGGCTGAATACCTGCCGGGACCGCACTTGGGAAACAATCTGTTAAACCTGGGCATCTTTCCGACCATCAGCCAGGCCTTTGCTCGGGTCGGTGCCAATCTAGATTACTTCTTGGATCAGGAAGAAGAACCTGGCCTGGGCAATGGCGGACTGGGCAGGTTGGCGGCCTGTTACCTGGATTCCCTGGCAACGCTGGAGATTCCCGCTATCGGATATGGGCTGCGCTACGAGTTTGGCATCTTCGACCAGGAAATCCGGGACGGCTGGCAGGCAGAAATCACCGATAAATGGCTCCAGTGGGATAACCCCTGGGAAATCCACCACCCTGAAATCGCCTACGAAGTTAAATTGGGAGGCTGTTGCCAGACCCACCCCGATCGCGATGGCCGCCTCGTAGTCCACTGGCACCCCGAACGGGTAGTAAAAGGAGTGGCCTACGATACACCGATTTTGGGATACAACGTCAATACCTGCAACGTCTTGCGGCTGTGGAAGGCCGAGGCGATTGAGTCGTTTGACTTTCAAGCCTTCAATAAAGGGGATTACTATGACGCCGTGGATGAGAAACTGGTGTCCGAAAACCTCACCAAGGTTCTCTATCCCAATGACGAACCTTTTGAAGGCAAGAAGCTCCGTCTGGAACAGCAATATTTTCTCTGTTCCTGCGCCCTCCAGGATATGATCCGCCTCCACCTGCACTTCGCCCCAAATCTCGGCGATTTCCACGAAAGCTGGGCGGTGCAATTAAATGATACCCACCCAGCGATATCGGTGGTGGAACTGATGCGCCTGTTGGTAGACGAACGGCAGATCCCTTGGGATCAGGCCTGGGACACAACTAGAAAGGTCTTCAGTTATACCAATCACACTCTACTGCCGGAAGCCCTGGAAAAATGGCCTCTGCCTCTCTTTGCTCAGGTGCTGCCCCGTCATCTGGAAATTATCTTTGAGATCAATCGGCGTTTCCTGGACAGCGTTCGCCTGAGATATCCCGGCGATAACAGCAAAGCAGCCAGACTCTCTCTCATCGATGAAAGCGGCGATAGATACGTCCGCATGGCCCATCTGGCCTGTGTCGGCAGTCATGCCATCAACGGGGTGTCGGCGCTGCATACCGAGTTGCTCAAGAGCTCCACACTGCAAGATTTTTTCGAGCTCTGGCCTGAGAAATTTTACAACATTACCAATGGGGTAACGCCGCGGCGTTTCCTGGCCTTGAGCAACCCGCGTCTAACTGCCCTGATAAATTCAAAAATCGGTAGCGATTGGATCAAAGACCTTTACAAACTTAGACAATTAGAAGAATTTGCTGAGGATCCCGATTTTCAGCAATCCTGGCGAGAGGTCAAGTTGGCCAACAAACGCCAACTGGCGAACGCCATCAAGGCGCGCACCGGCATCAGCGTTGATCCACAATCCATGTTTGATATCCAGGTGAAACGCCTCCACGAATACAAGCGCCAGCATCTCAATGTCTTGCACATCATCACCCTCTACCTGCGGCTGAAGAAAGACCCAACCCTGGAGATTACTCCACGCACCATTATTTTCGGGGGCAAGGCGGCGCCGGGTTACTTCATGGCCAGACTCATCATCAAACTGATCAGCTCGGTAGCCGAGGTCGTTAACCGCGACCCAGACGTCAACGACCGTCTCAAAGTGGTATTTTTCCCAAACTTCAACGTCAAAAATGCTCAAAAAATTTATCCGGCGGCTGATCTTTCGCAGCAGATTTCCACCGCCGGCAAAGAGGCTTCCGGCACCGGCAACATGAAATTCGCCTTAAACGGCGCCCTGACCATCGGCACCTTGGATGGCGCCAATGTCGAAATACGTGAAGAAGTGGGACCGGAGAATTTCTTCCTCTTCGGCCACACCGTGGAGGAGGTCCAGTATATCAAGGCCCAGGGCTATAACCCATATCTCTACTATCAATCCAATGAACATCTTAGGGAGGTTATCGATCTGTTGCGCTCCGGGTTCTTTGCACACGGCGATCGTGATCTCTTCAGACCCCTGGTGGAATCACTGCTCTACCAGGATGATTATCTGCTCATGGCCGATTACCAATCCTATATTGAGCGGCAGGATGAAGCAGGAATGACCTTTCTGGACAAAAAACGCTGGACCCGGATGAGCATCCTCAATACGGCACGCATGGGAAAATTCTCCTCCGATCGGGCTATCCAGGAATATTGCCAACATATCTGGCAAGTTAAGCCAACCTTCATCGAACTGCAGGACATTACCTTAGAGCAGGTGAGGTTGAACATCTGA
- a CDS encoding ATP-dependent 6-phosphofructokinase codes for MVDIKDFEVETLGECRVDTPIESARFVEDDDHVMFHYCLKDLQAYFEAGQTPPYFEMAGPRRNIYFDPSKLKCGIVTCGGLCPGINDVIQAMVMELYYHYGVRSIFGFRYGFEGLAPKYKHSPLELNPDVVTDIYLQGGTILGSSRGEQNVPEMVDTLERMNLGLLFAIGGDGTLRGAQAISQEIKRRNLKIGVIGIPKTIDNDISYVQNSFGFITAISEARTAIYTAHIEALGARNGIGLVKLMGRESGFIAAYATLANADVNLCLVPESPFSLEGLMAEIQNRLERRSHAVIVVAEGAGQEFFQATSETDASGNVRLGDIGVFLKEKINQHFKKIGVDITLKYIDPSYTIRSVRANPYDSYFCLTLGHQAAHAGMAGRTNMLVGYWNGQFTHMPISLAVSARKRIDPKGRLWNEVLASTGQPRTM; via the coding sequence ATGGTTGATATAAAAGATTTTGAGGTTGAGACTTTGGGGGAGTGTCGCGTTGACACCCCTATCGAAAGCGCCCGTTTTGTAGAAGATGACGATCATGTCATGTTCCATTACTGCCTTAAAGACCTGCAGGCTTATTTTGAGGCTGGTCAGACGCCGCCTTATTTTGAAATGGCGGGGCCGCGCCGTAATATTTATTTCGACCCTTCCAAACTTAAATGCGGCATTGTCACCTGCGGAGGGCTCTGTCCGGGGATTAATGATGTTATCCAGGCAATGGTGATGGAACTCTATTACCACTACGGGGTTCGCTCAATTTTCGGTTTCCGTTATGGATTTGAAGGTCTGGCGCCCAAATATAAACATTCACCCCTGGAGCTCAACCCGGATGTGGTCACCGATATTTACCTGCAGGGTGGCACCATCCTCGGTTCCTCTCGAGGCGAACAAAACGTCCCCGAAATGGTGGATACCCTGGAACGGATGAATTTAGGTCTGCTGTTCGCCATCGGCGGTGACGGCACCCTAAGAGGCGCCCAGGCCATCTCGCAGGAAATTAAGCGGCGGAATCTCAAGATCGGCGTCATCGGCATACCCAAAACCATCGACAATGATATTTCCTATGTCCAAAACTCCTTCGGTTTTATTACCGCGATTTCCGAGGCCCGGACAGCCATCTATACCGCCCACATCGAAGCCTTGGGAGCCCGCAACGGCATCGGCCTGGTGAAACTCATGGGCCGTGAGTCAGGCTTTATCGCCGCCTACGCCACCCTGGCCAACGCCGATGTCAATCTCTGCCTGGTGCCGGAGTCGCCCTTCTCGCTCGAAGGTCTGATGGCCGAGATCCAAAACCGGTTAGAAAGACGCAGCCATGCGGTCATCGTCGTCGCCGAAGGCGCCGGCCAGGAATTCTTCCAGGCTACCAGCGAAACCGACGCCTCCGGTAATGTCCGCTTGGGCGATATCGGCGTCTTTCTCAAAGAGAAGATCAATCAGCACTTTAAAAAAATCGGGGTGGATATCACCCTTAAATATATCGACCCGAGCTATACCATCCGGAGCGTGCGAGCCAATCCCTACGATTCCTACTTCTGTTTGACTCTCGGACATCAGGCAGCCCACGCCGGCATGGCCGGCCGCACAAATATGTTGGTGGGTTACTGGAACGGCCAGTTCACTCATATGCCGATATCTCTGGCTGTCTCCGCCCGCAAACGCATCGACCCCAAAGGTCGATTGTGGAATGAGGTGCTGGCCAGTACCGGTCAGCCCCGCACCATGTAA
- the ileS gene encoding isoleucine--tRNA ligase: MADDFKATLNLPKTAFPMKANLARREPEILERWADLNLYSRLRAQGQERPRYILHDGPPYANGNIHLGHALNKILKDIIIKSKQMSGFECPYTPGWDCHGLPIEHQVDKELKKKRLHLSQLEVRQKCREYALKYIDIQRRDFMRLGVLGDWFNPYLTMANDYAAQIIAEYGAIALAGGVYRSKKPVHWCASCHTALAEAEVEYEDHRTISIFVKFPLLDDLSGDYPVLTNYPVFLIIWTTTPWTLPANLAIAVNPQFDYAAVQVGEEIYILARDLAAGVLGTLGLKGKEVAIISAQKLEGRRCRHPWIDRQSQVILADYVTLEAGSGLVHIAPGHGQEDYESGRRYHLEAYSPVDDDGRFLPEVPEFAGLRVWDANPGIIELLQQRGALLGASEFSHSYPHCWRCKQPIIFRATEQWFISMGANNLRTRALEAINQVEWIPRWGRERIYGMVENRPDWCISRQRAWGVPIVAFHCQKCGEVVLSQAIIDRITELVRAEGADVWFRLEAAELLPPGTACPRCGGTELRKERDILDVWFDSGVSYACVLEARPGLRFPADLYLEGSDQHRGWFHSSLLTAVATRGQAPYRRVLTHGFAVDGEGKKMSKSLGNIIAPQDVIQEYGAEILRLWVSAEDYRDEVRLSDQILKQLTEAYRRLRNTARFLLGNLFDFDPPRHYVSPQQREELDRLTLCWLAKLIQRVREAYDRFEFHVVYHSLHQFCAVELSTLYLDILKDRLYISRPDSSERRSAQSTLYDLLLSLTTLMAPVLSFTAEEIWGYLPKAPRPESVLLSDFPEPPAGFPDAALVEKWELLLKIRSDVNRALEQSRRDRLIGNSLEAQVYIYATPDLFERLRTQQPELLTLTMVSHLEVKPGPGVGLESQELPGLTIFVERARGDKCQRCWFYSPTVGEDARCPELCSRCRRILALSETGGD, from the coding sequence ATGGCTGATGACTTTAAAGCCACCCTTAATCTGCCGAAAACCGCATTCCCCATGAAGGCCAATCTGGCCCGGCGCGAGCCGGAGATTCTTGAGCGCTGGGCCGATCTGAATCTGTATAGCAGGCTGCGCGCCCAAGGGCAGGAACGGCCACGCTATATTTTGCATGACGGACCGCCCTATGCCAACGGCAACATCCATCTCGGACACGCACTCAACAAAATCTTAAAGGATATTATCATCAAATCCAAACAGATGAGCGGGTTTGAGTGCCCCTATACCCCCGGTTGGGACTGCCATGGGTTGCCCATCGAACATCAGGTGGATAAAGAGTTGAAGAAGAAACGGCTGCACCTGTCCCAATTGGAGGTTCGCCAAAAGTGCCGGGAGTATGCCCTCAAATACATCGACATCCAACGCCGGGACTTTATGCGTTTAGGGGTATTGGGGGACTGGTTCAACCCGTACCTGACCATGGCCAATGACTACGCCGCCCAGATCATCGCCGAATATGGCGCAATCGCTCTGGCCGGAGGAGTTTACCGCAGTAAAAAACCGGTGCATTGGTGCGCTTCCTGTCATACGGCCCTGGCCGAAGCGGAGGTGGAGTACGAAGACCATCGTACCATTTCGATCTTTGTCAAATTCCCCCTCCTAGACGATTTGAGCGGCGACTACCCGGTCCTGACCAACTACCCAGTCTTCCTGATTATCTGGACCACCACTCCCTGGACTCTTCCCGCCAACCTGGCTATTGCAGTCAATCCCCAGTTTGATTATGCCGCCGTGCAGGTAGGAGAGGAAATCTACATCCTGGCCCGAGACCTCGCGGCGGGAGTATTGGGCACCTTGGGTCTCAAGGGGAAAGAGGTCGCCATCATTTCCGCCCAAAAGCTGGAAGGTCGTCGCTGCCGCCATCCCTGGATTGACCGACAGTCGCAGGTGATCCTGGCAGACTATGTCACGCTGGAGGCCGGCTCCGGTCTGGTCCATATCGCCCCTGGGCACGGTCAGGAAGACTATGAAAGCGGCCGCCGTTACCATCTGGAGGCGTATTCACCGGTAGACGATGATGGCCGGTTCCTGCCGGAAGTTCCCGAATTCGCCGGTCTCAGGGTTTGGGACGCCAATCCCGGCATCATCGAGCTGCTGCAACAGCGGGGGGCGCTCTTGGGGGCCAGCGAGTTCAGCCACAGCTACCCCCATTGCTGGCGCTGCAAGCAGCCTATCATCTTCCGGGCCACCGAACAGTGGTTTATCTCTATGGGGGCGAACAACCTCAGGACCAGAGCTTTAGAGGCTATCAATCAGGTCGAGTGGATTCCGCGCTGGGGCCGGGAGCGGATTTATGGCATGGTGGAAAACCGCCCCGACTGGTGTATCTCCCGCCAACGGGCCTGGGGTGTACCCATCGTCGCCTTTCACTGTCAGAAATGTGGAGAAGTAGTGCTCTCCCAGGCAATCATCGACCGCATCACCGAACTGGTGCGGGCCGAGGGCGCTGATGTCTGGTTCAGGCTCGAAGCCGCCGAACTTTTACCGCCGGGGACGGCCTGCCCGCGGTGCGGCGGCACCGAATTGAGGAAAGAGCGCGATATCCTCGATGTCTGGTTCGACTCCGGGGTCAGCTATGCGTGTGTCCTTGAGGCACGTCCAGGGCTGCGCTTCCCCGCCGACCTCTATCTTGAAGGTTCTGATCAACACCGGGGCTGGTTTCACAGCTCCCTGCTCACCGCCGTCGCTACCCGGGGACAAGCCCCCTACCGCCGCGTCCTGACCCATGGCTTCGCAGTGGACGGGGAAGGCAAAAAGATGTCCAAGTCGCTAGGGAATATTATTGCCCCGCAAGACGTTATCCAGGAATACGGCGCCGAAATTCTCAGGCTGTGGGTCTCTGCCGAGGATTACCGGGATGAGGTGCGGCTGTCGGACCAGATTCTGAAGCAATTAACTGAAGCCTACCGCCGCCTGCGCAACACAGCGCGCTTTCTCTTGGGCAACCTCTTCGATTTCGACCCGCCGCGGCATTATGTGTCGCCCCAGCAGCGGGAGGAGCTGGACCGCCTAACCTTGTGCTGGCTGGCTAAATTGATCCAACGGGTACGCGAGGCTTACGACCGCTTTGAATTTCACGTGGTCTATCACAGCCTGCATCAATTCTGCGCCGTAGAGCTGTCAACCTTATACCTGGATATCCTAAAAGACCGGCTGTATATCTCCCGGCCGGATTCCAGCGAACGCCGCAGCGCTCAAAGTACTTTGTATGACCTGCTGCTCAGCCTAACTACGTTAATGGCTCCGGTGCTTTCTTTCACGGCTGAAGAAATCTGGGGATATCTGCCCAAGGCCCCAAGGCCGGAAAGCGTTTTACTCTCTGATTTTCCAGAACCCCCGGCCGGCTTCCCTGACGCCGCCCTGGTGGAAAAGTGGGAACTGCTGCTAAAAATCAGGAGCGACGTCAATCGCGCCCTCGAGCAATCCCGGCGCGACAGACTCATCGGCAATTCCCTCGAAGCCCAGGTATATATCTACGCTACCCCGGATCTTTTCGAGCGGCTGCGAACGCAACAGCCGGAATTGCTCACCCTGACCATGGTCTCCCATCTGGAAGTTAAACCCGGACCGGGAGTTGGCCTGGAGAGCCAGGAACTCCCCGGCTTGACCATCTTCGTGGAACGGGCCCGGGGAGATAAATGCCAACGCTGCTGGTTCTACTCGCCCACTGTAGGTGAAGATGCCCGCTGCCCTGAGCTCTGTTCCCGCTGCCGCCGGATTCTCGCCCTCTCAGAGACCGGAGGAGATTAG
- the lspA gene encoding signal peptidase II, with translation MSSKYFTLGLVLFLGIILDQLTKQWIVQTMPKYDVIPVIPGFFNLVHVYNRGAAFGLLATWSLGLVSYFFVIATLVVLAVVGYLFWRTPLQHRLFLWGYSLLISGAVGNLMDRIRLGEVIDFLDFYVGRYHWPAFNVADSLICLGAGLIFLGICRSEGEINVSHPV, from the coding sequence ATATCTTCTAAATACTTCACTCTGGGACTTGTGCTCTTCCTGGGGATCATCCTGGACCAACTCACCAAGCAGTGGATTGTTCAAACGATGCCCAAGTATGACGTCATCCCAGTTATCCCAGGTTTCTTTAACTTGGTGCATGTCTATAACCGCGGCGCCGCCTTCGGGCTGCTGGCCACCTGGTCCCTTGGATTGGTCAGCTACTTTTTTGTCATTGCTACGCTTGTCGTATTGGCTGTAGTGGGATATTTATTCTGGCGCACGCCGTTGCAACACCGGCTTTTTTTGTGGGGCTACAGTCTGCTCATCAGTGGGGCGGTTGGCAACCTCATGGATCGGATCCGATTGGGAGAGGTGATTGATTTCTTGGATTTCTATGTTGGACGTTATCATTGGCCAGCTTTCAACGTTGCCGACAGCCTCATCTGCCTGGGCGCCGGCCTTATCTTTCTGGGCATCTGCCGGTCTGAAGGAGAAATAAATGTTTCCCATCCTGTATAG